GGTGGGCTCCCAGGAGTCGCCGTCTCAGAGGGCCATGATAGAGTCGCCTGAGATGGCTCTCGATCGACGCCTGCCTGCGTCGTGGTGCCTCGTCGCCCTCGCCGTGATGCTTCCGGCGTGCCGCGGGGGCAACTCGACGGAGCCTGCACGGCCCGCCGCTGCACCGCGCCCGTCCATCCTCATCGTGACGCTCGACACGACCCGGGCCGACGCGGTCGGTCCCGAGGCACAAGGGGTCCAGACGCCCGCCTTCAACGCCCTCGTCGCGCGTGGCCGCCGGTTCGTGCAGGCCTACGCACCGACGCCCGAGACACTGCCCTCGCACGCGTCGATGTTCACGGGTCTCTATCCGCCCGGGCACGGGGTGCACGAGAACGCGCGCACCGTGCCGAGCCACCACCCGCTCGTCGCCGAGCAACTGCGTGGGGGCGGCTACCGGACGGCGGCGTTCGTGTCGGCCTACGTGCTGGCACGGCGGTTCGGGCTGGCGCGCGGCTTCGAGGTGTACGACGACGAGCTGGGCCCGGGCGGCGTCGAGCGCGGCGCGAAGGACACGACAGACCGCGCGCTCGCATTTCTCGCCTCGGCCGGCGCCGACCGCCCCCTGTTCATGTGGGTGCACTACTTCGACCCGCACGCGCCGTACGCGCCACCCGAGCCCTACCGCACGAGCTACGCCGACCGGCCCTATCTCGGGGAGGTCGCGGCCATGGACGAGCAGCTCGGGCGTCTCGTCCAGGCCTTCGAGCAGCACGCACCCGGCCCGGTCGCTTTCATCGTGGCCAGCGATCACGGCGAGGGGCTTGGCGACCACAGCGAACTGCAGCACGGGCACCTGCTCTATCAGCCTACGATGCACGTGCCGCTCGTCATCGCCGGGCCGGGCGTGGATCCCGGCGTGAGCGACGCGCCGGTGAGCGTGCGCCGGATCTACCACACGGCCATCGACTGGGCCGGGCTCGACGCCTCGGGTGAGGTGGAGCCCCACAGCCTCCGCCGCGGCGAACCCGAGCTCGTGATGGGCGAGGCGATGAAGCCGTTTCTGAGTTACGGCTGGCAGCCGCAGGTCATGGCCGTGACCGGGTCGACGAAGGCCATCTTCGCCGGCAGGTACGAAGTGTACGACGTCGTCGCCGACCCGGGCGAGACCCGCGACCTCGCGGCGTCGGCCGCCGTGCCGGCTGCGCTGCGTCGCGCGACGGAGAGCTACCCGCTGCCCACTCCCGGTGCCGCACCCTCCGCCGACGCGCTCGGCGACGACGCGCGTCGGCAGCTTGCGGCCCTCGGCTACGTGGGCGCAAGCGCCCGGCCGGTCGTGCGCGACGACGCGCCGCGGCCCGTGGACATGGTGAAGCTGTTCGAGGTGATCGACCGAGCCTCGACGCTCTTCGTGCAGCAGCGGTACGCCGACGTCGTCCCGCTGCTCGAGCGCATCCTTCGCGACGACCCGTACAACCTCGACGCGGCGCTCCGCCTGGCGACGTCGTTCTCGATGCTGGGACGCGACGCGCAGGCGGTCGCGATGTTCGGGAAGGCGGCCGAGATGGCGCCGGAGTCGGAGGACGTGGACCTGTATCTCGCCTTGCACCACGAGCGCGGGCGCCAGTGGGAGAAGGCCGTTCCCACCCTCGAGCGTGTCGTGGCCGCGACCCCGGAGCGGCTTCCCGCGGTCGAGGCGCTGGCCCGCGCGCGTGAGCGCCAGGGGCGCCTCGACGATGCCCTCGCGCTGTGGCAGCGGGTCACCGCGCTGCGGGCGCCGACGGCGGCCGATTACGTGCGGCTGGGCGATCTGGCGATGGCCGTCGGGCGCACGCCAGCCGCCATCGAGGCCTTCGAGCAGGCGCGACGCGTGCAGGGTGAGGCATTCAGCCAGAACCTCGAGCTCGGCGTGCTCTACATGGCGGCGCGACAGTTCGAGGCGTCGCGGGCGGCGCTCGACCGCGTGCCTCCGTCACACCCCGAGTACGCGATGGCCTTGTTCAAGCGCGCCCAGGTCAGCGTGCTGTTGAAGGAACCCGACGCCGCCGAGCGCATCGCGCGGGCCCGCGCGCGGGCGGACGCCACGACGCGTGAGCTGATCGCCCGGGAGCGGCTGTTTCAGTGACAGTCAGAGCCGGCGGCTGGTCGCCGGGGCTTGAGCCCCGGCGGCGCCGGCGCGGGGTTGTCGCGCCGCAAAACGAAAGGCCCGGCAGGAGGATCCTGCCGGGCCTTTGGTGTTCGGGTGGCGAGCCGCCAGCCGGCGTTAGAACTGCATCCTGAAGGCCACCTGCAGGCGCCGGGGTGCGAAGAAGCTCTGCGGCTGACCGAAGGTTGACGAGTGGAACGCCGGGTTGATGTTGAACGGCGTCTGTTTGTCGAAGACGTTGTAGACGTCGGCCACGAGTTGGGCGTTGAATCTGGGGCTGAGCCTGAAGCTCTGCGTGTAGTTGAGATCGACCTGGTAGTGCGGGTCCGTCCGTCGCGACCCCGCGCGTTCGGCGAACCGGTTGGTGTCGGACGTGCTCGTGGTCAACGCGATGTACGGCTCGTAGCTGTGGATCTCCCATGGCTGACCCGACTGCGCGATGGCATACGCGCCGACCGAGCCGTTCCACGGCAGCGCGTAGAAGCCGTACAGCTTCAGCATGTGCGGGCGGTCGCCCCTCAGTCGGCCGTCCTTGAAGTCCCAGAGCTGGCGCCCGGCACCATCGCCGATGTTCGACGAACCGATGAAGATGTTGGCGTCGTTGCTGGCGCCGGTCGTGGAGTTGTCCTGATCGAAGTTCCCGTAGTACTTGCTCCACGTGTACGAACCGCGCACGAACGCGTTCTGAGCTCGCCACTCCGACTCGAGCGTCACCTCGTAGTACTTCGTGTAGGCGCCGTCGAGCTCGGCGATCACGTACGACGAGCCGCTACCAATCTGCGCGAGCTTGGCCGACAGGTCCGGGATGTAGAGCTCGCGCGGGATGCCGGGCGGCGGGTTGAACGCGATGCGCGCGTTGTTGTTCGTGTCCTCCCAGAAGTGGCTGCCCTCACGGTAGCGGCCGTAGATGCGCCCCGACCAGTTGGGGTTGATCTGGCGTGCCGTGCCGATCATGAACTCGTCGATCTGGCGTGGCGTCATGTCTGGAACGAACAGCTTGCCCGAGGACGAGGCCAGCTGGCGTGAGCCGTAGAGCACGCCGTTCTGGTCGAAGAACGCTTCGATGGTGGCCCCACCGAGGTTGCGCGCCCACGACGCCGCGCGCGGGAGCGAGCTCGCCGCCGGGTTGTAGCGGGCGAAGCTCCCGTAGACGGTGCCGTTGCCGTCGTAGCTCCAGGTGGCACCGACCCGCGGCTGGACCATCTTCTTGAAGGGAACCTCGTACATCTTGTAGATGTTGCCTGGCGACACGACGAAGCCGGAGATCGTCGAGCTGTCTTCCTTGAGTCCCTGGCCGAACAGCGTGTCGTTGCTGAAGAGCGCCCCCACATTGAGCGTGAGGTTCTTCCAGCGGATGGTGTCGTTCACCTCGAAGCTCTGCGAGCGGTACCTCGACTCGATCGCCGGGATGTTCCCGATGCCCTGCTGCAGGAAGGTGGCGACGTAGTAAGCCGGCACGCCGCCAATACCGACGGCAGGCAGGCGGCCGCCCGGGACCGTGATGTTGCCCCAGCCGTTGGAGCTGCGGATCAGCTCCTCCCAGTCCTCGTACAGCTGATAGCCGACGTGCAACTCGTGGCTGACCGTGGTGCCGAGCGTGAGGTTGTAGGACACCTCGCCGGCATTACGGAAGAAGTCCTGGTCGTTGAACTCCGAGGCGTAACCCACGAAGCCCCCGCCGGTGCGCACGCCGTTCAGCACGTAGCCGTAGCGATCGATGAGCGGCTGGACGAACGCGTTGAACGCCGTCGCGCCGGCCACCGGCGTCGGCACGGAGAAGCGTCCGATGGTATCGAAGCTGTTGACGTCGAGACGAGTCCCGACCGTCGTGTTCGGCGCAGCATCCGCCACGTTGTCAGGACGCCCGGTGTTGGGATTGGCGTAGTACGTGTACTTGAAGCTGATGAAGCTCCGGGCGTTGACCACCCACGAGCCGTCGGCCGTGAGGATCTTCTGCCACACCTCGGATCCGGACCCCGCCGTGGGCGCTGTGAGCGATCCGAACGTGTCCCCCTTGTCGAGCCGGTGCGAGTACCGGTAGCTGAAATTGAGGAGCGAGGAGCCCGTCGGCGTCGCGGTCAGCTTGCCGAAGCCCTCGTTGCGGGTGCTCTTGTAGCCGGGGAGGTCGCCGTACAGA
This Acidobacteriota bacterium DNA region includes the following protein-coding sequences:
- a CDS encoding carboxypeptidase regulatory-like domain-containing protein, giving the protein MTATDGALLPGVTVEAQSDVLPTPRVTVTDGVGFFRMPALPPGNYTVTFSLMGMTTVTRPAAVQLAQDTVVDATLGVEGVEETIEVTASVTVVERDSAAVKSAVSNEQILLLPVGQQYRDLVKLIPGVQYTQDGTRGPSAGGSGQDNAYRFDGVNVTMPLFGTLSAEPSSHDIAQVTTLKGGARAVGFERAGGFSIDSVSKSGTNKFAGQVSFQLQDSGMVAEQTTGATSRYDQDRKWFTLNGGGPAIPNKLFFYGSYYRPAVERANASNLYGDLPGYKSTRNEGFGKLTATPTGSSLLNFSYRYSHRLDKGDTFGSLTAPTAGSGSEVWQKILTADGSWVVNARSFISFKYTYYANPNTGRPDNVADAAPNTTVGTRLDVNSFDTIGRFSVPTPVAGATAFNAFVQPLIDRYGYVLNGVRTGGGFVGYASEFNDQDFFRNAGEVSYNLTLGTTVSHELHVGYQLYEDWEELIRSSNGWGNITVPGGRLPAVGIGGVPAYYVATFLQQGIGNIPAIESRYRSQSFEVNDTIRWKNLTLNVGALFSNDTLFGQGLKEDSSTISGFVVSPGNIYKMYEVPFKKMVQPRVGATWSYDGNGTVYGSFARYNPAASSLPRAASWARNLGGATIEAFFDQNGVLYGSRQLASSSGKLFVPDMTPRQIDEFMIGTARQINPNWSGRIYGRYREGSHFWEDTNNNARIAFNPPPGIPRELYIPDLSAKLAQIGSGSSYVIAELDGAYTKYYEVTLESEWRAQNAFVRGSYTWSKYYGNFDQDNSTTGASNDANIFIGSSNIGDGAGRQLWDFKDGRLRGDRPHMLKLYGFYALPWNGSVGAYAIAQSGQPWEIHSYEPYIALTTSTSDTNRFAERAGSRRTDPHYQVDLNYTQSFRLSPRFNAQLVADVYNVFDKQTPFNINPAFHSSTFGQPQSFFAPRRLQVAFRMQF
- a CDS encoding sulfatase-like hydrolase/transferase translates to MALDRRLPASWCLVALAVMLPACRGGNSTEPARPAAAPRPSILIVTLDTTRADAVGPEAQGVQTPAFNALVARGRRFVQAYAPTPETLPSHASMFTGLYPPGHGVHENARTVPSHHPLVAEQLRGGGYRTAAFVSAYVLARRFGLARGFEVYDDELGPGGVERGAKDTTDRALAFLASAGADRPLFMWVHYFDPHAPYAPPEPYRTSYADRPYLGEVAAMDEQLGRLVQAFEQHAPGPVAFIVASDHGEGLGDHSELQHGHLLYQPTMHVPLVIAGPGVDPGVSDAPVSVRRIYHTAIDWAGLDASGEVEPHSLRRGEPELVMGEAMKPFLSYGWQPQVMAVTGSTKAIFAGRYEVYDVVADPGETRDLAASAAVPAALRRATESYPLPTPGAAPSADALGDDARRQLAALGYVGASARPVVRDDAPRPVDMVKLFEVIDRASTLFVQQRYADVVPLLERILRDDPYNLDAALRLATSFSMLGRDAQAVAMFGKAAEMAPESEDVDLYLALHHERGRQWEKAVPTLERVVAATPERLPAVEALARARERQGRLDDALALWQRVTALRAPTAADYVRLGDLAMAVGRTPAAIEAFEQARRVQGEAFSQNLELGVLYMAARQFEASRAALDRVPPSHPEYAMALFKRAQVSVLLKEPDAAERIARARARADATTRELIARERLFQ